Genomic segment of Sphingopyxis lindanitolerans:
AGTTCCTCGCGGATGTTGAGCACGGCTGCCTGGGAGACCACGAGGTGCGTTTCGCAGCTCGGATCTTCACGTAGCATCTCCAGCAGACGCAGGCCGTAGATTGCCCCCGTGGCGCCAGTGACCGCGATCACGATCTTCCGCAACGTCATCGCGCCAGCCGACGGAGGCCGCCTTCATCCGGTCGATTCGGCACTAGCATAGCCCGCTCCCGATTTCCTATTTGGACACAGCATACAATCCGTTGCTTATTGTGCAAGGCCAAAACCGGCGCGCGGATCGCGGTCACTGGCGGAATTGATCGAGCAGCCCGCGTGCCGCATCGGCGAGGACGAACGCATCTATTCCGACAGCGACGAAGCTTGCGCCGCCGGCGAGATGTGCATCGAGAAGCGCGAGATCGCGCGACAGAATTCCCGCTGGCTTTCCCGCGGCAAGGATGCGAGACAACGCGCCCAGCGTGAGCTCGCGCACCCGCTCCCGGTTGGCGCTTCCCAAGAGCCCGGCCGACGCTGCCAGATCGGCCGGACCGATGAACAGCGCGTCGATCCCGTCGACGCCGGCGATTGCTTCGATATTCTCGACACCCTGCATCGTCTCGATTTGCGCGATCAGACAAAGCCGCGCGTTGGCATCGGCGACATGGCTCGCAATGCCGCCCCAACGCGATGCCCTTGCACCGCCGATGCCTCGGCTGCCCGATGGGGGGTAGCGGCATGCTTCGACCAACCGGACGGCCTGCTCAGCCGTTTCGACCATCGGAACCAT
This window contains:
- a CDS encoding HpcH/HpaI aldolase family protein, with translation MSSANPPNHFKVALAEGRTQMGFWLALANADIAEICAGLGFDWLLVDAEHGPQTLPGIIEQLRAIASCPRCAAVVRVPSSDPVAIRQILDLGATTLMVPMVETAEQAVRLVEACRYPPSGSRGIGGARASRWGGIASHVADANARLCLIAQIETMQGVENIEAIAGVDGIDALFIGPADLAASAGLLGSANRERVRELTLGALSRILAAGKPAGILSRDLALLDAHLAGGASFVAVGIDAFVLADAARGLLDQFRQ